TAACTCCCATAAGAAATGGAAATATGTCTTGGCGAGCGCAAAAAAAACCGAAAGGGAGTTTAATTGTTTTGCATTTTATCCCGGCAAATCTGCTTGTATTTAAGGACTTATCACGAATTAAAGAAGGACAAGAAGCTGAGTTTACTGGAAGAGAAGAGATTGACGGCAAGATTGAAAGTTCCCATGGCAGGTATGTCGCCCTTGGACATTCTAATCACAGATTTTTCCTATTAGAAAAGGTGCGCCAAATAGATATTGAATAATAATTGAAAAGGAAAGTACCGGAAGAACATTAAAAGGGGCATATAATTCCGGAGGTATACTTGTCATGAATAATTGGTCTATTTCCGGATATCATTATGAAATGCAAGATAGCCAGTTAGATAACTATAAAAAACCTATAAATCTTGTCAGATGTCTTTAAAATCATGTAAAATTCCGGGAAAGCACAGAAACTGTATAATTATTGGTTAGCTCAAATTTTTAAATGGAATAATATGGACGAGAACATAAAAGTATTTATCCAGGAGCTTGAGAAATGTGACGAAACGTACGAGATAGAGCGATGGCAACTCCGCGTAAAGACCTATCTTGATGAAGCCTTTGGGCATGAGATGGCAAACAAATTCCAAAGCCTCAACATCAACGATAACCCATGGGACGGATCAGCTAGACAGCGAGGTTACCTGGAAGCTTTGTTAGCTAAAAAGAAGTCCTCAAATGAAAATATTCGGGTTAAGCAAATGGCCAATAGAAGGCTTACTTATGATTTTTTTATTACCGAACTTGGTCGATTAATTACATCTGGCGAGATGCTTTATAACGCTGATCAACGTGATCTTGATCCTAAATTCAGACTTTGGCGTCTTGAGGTGACGGATTTAATTGATCGTATTAATAAGGCAGGTTATTCAGTACGATGTAGTATTCGCGGCCGCTCGTTTGGTACGCATAGGAATGCGACAGAAGAATACCTCAAAGAAGAGTATAATAGAGAATTACAAGATACACTCAACGAACTCAATTTAACAATAAAGAGATATGAAGATTTTGGGGAGCCGTACACAATAACAATTAACAAAATCGAAACGCAGGGATTGGGAAAAGTTTTTCTTGGACATGGCCGTTCTTTGCTTTGGAACAGAGTCCATCGTTTTTTAAAAGATGAGCTTTCTTTGGAGGTCATAGACTTTGAAACTGAAAGTAGAGCATCTTCTCATATTGTTGAGGTTTTAAAACAATTTCTTGATGAATGTAATTTTGCGGTAATCGTAATGACAGCAGAGGACGCAACAGCTGATGGAAAAATAAGGTCTCGACAAAATGTCATTCATGAAATCGGACTATTTCAAGGACGTCACGGATTCGACCGAGTATTGATTTTTCAACAAGAGGATGTAGAGGGTTTTTCAAACATTGCAGGGCTCCAGACTATAAGATTCAAGGATAAACCCGAAGACGGTTTTTATGAACTACAACGAGCCTTAGAAACGTTTAAGCGAGCTAACCAGGCAAATACAGCTGACTCGTAAACTCGCGGCTGATTTGCAGCGGTTATGTGTATAAAGTGGAAATCAACGCTATTGTGTTTATGTCGCTAACGTAGAAATATTAAGAACGAATTTTTTATACATTCGTTATGGGTAACTTGAAAACAGTAAGTTGATGTATAAAGAAAGGCGGGTATTATGAAAATAGGTGTAATCAATACTGGTGGTACAATCAGTTGTGTTGGTTCCCCCCTCAGTCCGATGACGGCAAAGGAATTTTCCGATGCGTGCACGACCATTCTCAACCCGGTAATCAGGAATGAGTTTAAGGACATCGACATTGATTATATCACTGACCTGACCTTTCCCGGATCCAAGGGACAGCACCAACCATCAGCCAACCGATTGGTGCCTGATGGCCGACTATATCCTGCAGCACTATACGACATACGATGGTTGGGTCGTGCTCCACGGAACGGACAGCCTGGACTTTACAGGCTCGGCCCTGCCGTTCCTGTTATCATGTTTTGATTTCAAGGGGATTCCCACCGCGGTAAAATGTGAAATGTAAAATGTGAAATGGGGTCGGGTCTTAATTATTAAGTATTCGTTTATAATAAAGTCGGGGCAATATTTAAACTTAATATTTAAGATGTGACCCCAGAACTTTGAATTACCTGCCATAGCCTATGAAATAGAAGAGTTTCACGAGGGCAAGGTCAGGAAAGACGGTCATGTCCGGTTCCGCAACAAATACTACTCCGTAAGGGAGAGTTACTGTGACCGGAAGGTGATAGTAATAGGAAATAGCAGGCAAGTATCAATCTATCATAAGGGCAACCTGATAGAAGTCCATACCCGGATTACCGATCCGTATATATCCAGAAGCACGAAGGAATGTCACAAGACCCCCTGGGAGCGTTCCATGAAAGAAGGTTCTCACTATCGGAAGGCAGCGGCAAGGCTTGGTCCGTATGTGGAAGAGGTTGTGCTGAAACTGCTTGCTCAGGGCAACGGGTTTATAGATACAAGAAAGATATGGGGAATACTTTCCCTTGATAAGAAGTACACAGGTGGGCAGATAAACGAGGCTTGCAGGAAGGCCTTGTCTGTAGAAGCCTACAGCTACAGGAGCATTTTGATGTTGCTGGAACTGGAAACAGGGACAAGAAAAGATATAGACAAAGGAGCTCTGTCAAGAAATACAACGACATACAAGTTCACAAGGTCCATAGAGGAATATCAACAACTATTACTAAATCCGGGAGGCA
This sequence is a window from Nitrospirota bacterium. Protein-coding genes within it:
- a CDS encoding nucleotide-binding protein encodes the protein MDENIKVFIQELEKCDETYEIERWQLRVKTYLDEAFGHEMANKFQSLNINDNPWDGSARQRGYLEALLAKKKSSNENIRVKQMANRRLTYDFFITELGRLITSGEMLYNADQRDLDPKFRLWRLEVTDLIDRINKAGYSVRCSIRGRSFGTHRNATEEYLKEEYNRELQDTLNELNLTIKRYEDFGEPYTITINKIETQGLGKVFLGHGRSLLWNRVHRFLKDELSLEVIDFETESRASSHIVEVLKQFLDECNFAVIVMTAEDATADGKIRSRQNVIHEIGLFQGRHGFDRVLIFQQEDVEGFSNIAGLQTIRFKDKPEDGFYELQRALETFKRANQANTADS